One Ciconia boyciana chromosome 9, ASM3463844v1, whole genome shotgun sequence genomic window carries:
- the CDK10 gene encoding cyclin-dependent kinase 10 isoform X1 — protein MAEGGSAEGELEPLRLRRLRGEGFFEVPAADRLGRCRSVKEFEKLNRIGEGTYGIVYRARDTLTDETVALKKVRMDNEKDGMPISSLREITLLLQLRHPNIVELKEVVVGNHLESIFLVMGYCEQDLASLLENMQTPFSEAQVKCIILQVLKGLQYLHENYIIHRDLKVSNLLMTDKGCVKIADFGLARTYGMPPKPMTPKVVTLWYRAPELLLGMTTQTTSIDMWAVGCILAELLAHKPLLPGTSEIHQIDLIVQLLGTPNENIWPGFSKLPLASQYTLRKQPYNNLKHKFPWLSEAGLRLLNFLFMYDPKKRATAKDCLESSYFKEKPLPCEPELMPTFPHHRNKRAATTSAGTESQAKRGKP, from the exons ATGGCGGAAGGGGGCTCTGCCGAGGGGGAGCTGGAGCCGCTGCGGctgcggcggctgcggggcgaGGGCTTCTTCGAGGTGCCGGCGGCCGACCgg CTGGGAAGATGCCGGAGCGTGAAGGAGTTCGAGAAGCTGAATCGGATCGGAGAGGGCACCTATGGCATAGTGT ACCGGGCCCGGGACACCCTGACAGATGAGACCGTGGCATTGAAGAAGGTGCGGATGGACAACGAGAAAGATG GAATGCCCATCAGCAGCCTGCGGGAGAtcaccctgctcctgcagcttcGGCACCCCAACATCGTGGAGCTGAAGGAGGTGGTTGTAGGGAACCATCTGGAGAG TATTTTCCTGGTGATGGGCTACTGCGAGCAGGACCTAGCCAGCCTTCTCGAGAACATGCAGACGCCTTTTTCAGAGGCTCAG GTGAAGTGCATCATCCTGCAAGTCCTCAAGGGCCTGCAGTACCTTCATGAGAACTACATCATCCACag GGATCTGAAGGTGTCCAACCTGCTCATGACTGACAAAGGCTGTGTGAAGATAG CCGATTTTGGACTGGCACGCACCTACGGGATGCCGCCGAAGCCGATGACCCCCAAAGTCGTCACGCTCTG GTACCGAGCGCccgagctgctgctggggatgaCGACCCAGACCACCAGCATCGACATGTG GGCCGTGGGCTGCATCCTCGCCGAGCTGCTGGCCCACAAGCCGCTGCTGCCGGGCACCTCCGAGATCCACCAGATCGACCTCATCGTACAGCTCCTGGGGACGCCCAACGAAAACATCTGGCCG GGCTTCTCCAAGCTGCCCCTGGCGAGTCAGTACACCCTGCGGAAGCAGCCCTACAACAACCTCAAGCACAAGTTCCCCTGGCTGTCGGAGGCCGGGCTGCGGCTGCTCAACTTCCTCTTCATGTATGATCCCAAGAAGCG GGCAACGGCAAAAGACTGCCTGGAGAGCTCCTACTTCAAGGAGAAGCCCTTGC CCTGCGAGCCGGAGCTCATGCCCACCTTCCCCCACCACCGCAACAAGCGGGCGGCCACCACCAGCGCGGGGACGGAGAGCCAGGCGAAGCGCGGCAAGCCCTGA
- the VPS9D1 gene encoding VPS9 domain-containing protein 1 isoform X2 gives MAAAGGEGPAGPWGPGAGRALQTAMRAASGALEMDSAGRPREAYAEYLKSIAFIAQALQEEAAGTDGSEGVTPDTPKMLKLAEQCLERVKSIAAALGKAQAKPAVQERSGGPAPLPRHRRVFSDEGGKLSPFLPPEIFQKLQITEAQSVRKELTPLEEASLQNQKLKAAYEARVARLNPSQALQKTSLTLSLQRQMMENLVIAKAREETLQRKMEERRLRLQEAANRRFSSSVALTPEEQEQRALYAAILEYEQDHDWPRQWKARLKRSPADLSLVSGLFSCLLSFPEHPIAQLLRQLQCAVYARLYPAVSRSAADTAPASPTGLSFLSLDAGGSLPAEPGGRRLRASRSLHCMFSVPEHGPARLRHSLSSTPLADGGPGTPRAEGGWPGPAAAPQTPRESSFEDLERFLASPEGWAPAEPPAGPGQESALPEQLKGIVRDIHNAIDRLLSLTLLAFEGLNTAAGKDQCLACLEEAFFPPLWAPLVALYRSVHRPREAALARSMERHRHAGPADMGLSSRLFPPAPSGPAYGSAIEDLRLIPLETCPRRKLECIVRALRGICECAEEYCGARDSRTPASAAIGADDLLPILSYVVLQTGLPQLLSECTALEEFIHEGYLIGEEGYCLTSLQSALSYVESLQ, from the exons AtggccgcggcgggcggcgaggGGCCCGCGGGGCCCtgggggcccggggcgggccgggccctgCAGACCGCCATGAGGGCGGCGAGCGGCGCCCTGGAGATGGACAgcgccgggcggccgcgg GAGGCCTACGCGGAGTACCTGAAGAGCATCGCCTTCATCGCCCAGGCCCTgcaggaggaggcggcggggacAG ACGGGAGCGAGGGGGTCACCCCCGACACCCCGAAGATGCTGAAGCTCGCGGAGCAGTGCCTGGAGAGAGTCAAGTCCATCGCAGCGGCGCTGG ggaaAGCCCAGGCAAAACCGGCCGTGCAGGAGCGGAGCGGgggccctgctcccctccccaggcaccgCCGGGTTTTTTCGGATGAGGGGGGGAAGCTCTCTCCCTTCCTGCCGCCGGAGATCTTCCAGAAGCTACAGATCACCGAGGCGCAGAGCGTGCGGAA GGAGCTGACGCCGCTGGAGGAGGCGTCTCTGCAGAACCAGAAGCTGAAGGCTGCCTACGAGGCGCGGGTGGCACGGCTGAACCCCAGCCAGGCCCTGCAGAAGACCTCCCTG ACGCTGTCCCTGCAGCGGCAGATGATGGAGAACCTGGTGATCGCCAAGGCCCGGGAGGAGACT CTGCAGCGGAAAATGGAGGAGCGGCGGCTGCGGCTGCAGGAGGCTGCCAACAG GAGATTCTCCAGCAGCGTGGCCCTCACCCccgaggagcaggagcagagagccCTCTACGCCGCCATCCTCGAGTACGAGCAGGACCAC GACTGGCCGAGGCAGTGGAAGGCCAGACTGAAGCGGAGCCCGGCAGACCTCTCCCTGGTGTCGGGgctcttctcctgcctcctcag ctTCCCCGAGCACCCCATCGCCCAGCTCCTGCGGCAGCTGCAGTGTGCGGTGTACGCCCGCCTCTACCCGGCCGTCAGCCGGAGCGCTGCCGACaccgcccccgcctcccccacCGGCCTCTCCTTCCTCTCGCTGGACGCGGGGGGCTCGCTGCCCGCAGAGCCGGGGGGCCGCCGGCTCCGAGCCTCCCGCAGCCTCCACTGCATGTTCTCGGTGCCCGAGCACGGCCCAGCCAGGCTGCGGCACAGCCTGTCCAGCACGCCCCTCGCCGACGGCGGCCCCGGCACCCCAAGGGCGGAGGGCGGctggccggggccggcggcggccccccAGACGCCGCGGGAGAGCTCCTTCGAGGACCTGGAGCGATTCCTGGCATCGCCCGAAGGCTGGGCCCCCGCGGagcccccggccggccccgggcagGAGTCGGCGCTGCCGGAGCAGCTGAAGGGCATCGTGCGGGACATCCACAACGCCATCG ACAGGCTGCTGTCCCTGACGCTGCTGGCCTTCGAGGGACTGAACACCGCCGCCGGCAAGGACCAGTGCCTGGCCTGCCTGGAGGAAGCCTTCTTCCCCCCGCTCTGGGCCCCGCTGGTGGCCCTCTACAG GAGCGTGCACCGGCCCCGCGAGGCGGCCCTGGCCCGGAGCATGGAGCGGCATCGGCACGCCGGCCCCGCCGACATGGGGCTGTCCTCCCGGCTcttccccccggcccccagcggCCCCGCGTACGGCTCCGCCATCGAGGACCTGCGCCTCATCCCGCTGGAGACCTGTCCCCGCAGGAAGCTGGAGTGCATcg TGCGAGCCCTGCGCGGCATCTGCGAGTGCGCCGAGGAGTACTGCGGCGCTCGGGACAGCCGGACCCCCGCCTCGGCTGCCAT CGGGGCGGACGACCTGCTGCCCATCCTGTCCTACGTGGTGCTGCAGacggggctgccccagctgctgtccGAGTGCACGGCCCTGGAGGAGTTCATCCACGAGGG GTACCTGATCGGGGAGGAGGGGTACTGCCTGACGTCCCTGCAGAGCGCCCTGTCCTACGTGGAGTCCCTGCAGTGA
- the VPS9D1 gene encoding VPS9 domain-containing protein 1 isoform X1, whose amino-acid sequence MAAAGGEGPAGPWGPGAGRALQTAMRAASGALEMDSAGRPREAYAEYLKSIAFIAQALQEEAAGTDGSEGVTPDTPKMLKLAEQCLERVKSIAAALGKAQAKPAVQERSGGPAPLPRHRRVFSDEGGKLSPFLPPEIFQKLQITEAQSVRKELTPLEEASLQNQKLKAAYEARVARLNPSQALQKTSLTLSLQRQMMENLVIAKAREETLQRKMEERRLRLQEAANRRFSSSVALTPEEQEQRALYAAILEYEQDHLPRAPHRPAPAAAAVCGVRPPLPGRQPERCRHRPRLPHRPLLPLAGRGGLAARRAGGPPAPSLPQPPLHVLGARARPSQAAAQPVQHAPRRRRPRHPKGGGRLAGAGGGPPDAAGELLRGPGAIPGIARRLGPRGAPGRPRAGVGAAGAAEGHRAGHPQRHRQAAVPDAAGLRGTEHRRRQGPVPGLPGGSLLPPALGPAGGPLQERAPAPRGGPGPEHGAASARRPRRHGAVLPALPPGPQRPRVRLRHRGPAPHPAGDLSPQEAGVHRASPARHLRVRRGVLRRSGQPDPRLGCHRGGRPAAHPVLRGAADGAAPAAVRVHGPGGVHPRGVPDRGGGVLPDVPAERPVLRGVPAVRRRQRGTLSSPRHPQDVRGLGAAAGVRAGVPAGVPALPGAGVPPGPRRGLLRPLLRGEAAAAAAAGAGAAGGPAGRRPRPAGPRAAGPPRPGTGAAGPGQRLPAAGAGGRQPLPLPLAQGVRHRPDLLRRVRALAAPGAPRSRLGAELRPAGLRTARPAPPGRLPAAPGARAGRRRLRLLRLPAGVRDPGGGGAAAVAAPAACRGPAGGTPAVPGRGGLRGEVAAAGDAA is encoded by the exons AtggccgcggcgggcggcgaggGGCCCGCGGGGCCCtgggggcccggggcgggccgggccctgCAGACCGCCATGAGGGCGGCGAGCGGCGCCCTGGAGATGGACAgcgccgggcggccgcgg GAGGCCTACGCGGAGTACCTGAAGAGCATCGCCTTCATCGCCCAGGCCCTgcaggaggaggcggcggggacAG ACGGGAGCGAGGGGGTCACCCCCGACACCCCGAAGATGCTGAAGCTCGCGGAGCAGTGCCTGGAGAGAGTCAAGTCCATCGCAGCGGCGCTGG ggaaAGCCCAGGCAAAACCGGCCGTGCAGGAGCGGAGCGGgggccctgctcccctccccaggcaccgCCGGGTTTTTTCGGATGAGGGGGGGAAGCTCTCTCCCTTCCTGCCGCCGGAGATCTTCCAGAAGCTACAGATCACCGAGGCGCAGAGCGTGCGGAA GGAGCTGACGCCGCTGGAGGAGGCGTCTCTGCAGAACCAGAAGCTGAAGGCTGCCTACGAGGCGCGGGTGGCACGGCTGAACCCCAGCCAGGCCCTGCAGAAGACCTCCCTG ACGCTGTCCCTGCAGCGGCAGATGATGGAGAACCTGGTGATCGCCAAGGCCCGGGAGGAGACT CTGCAGCGGAAAATGGAGGAGCGGCGGCTGCGGCTGCAGGAGGCTGCCAACAG GAGATTCTCCAGCAGCGTGGCCCTCACCCccgaggagcaggagcagagagccCTCTACGCCGCCATCCTCGAGTACGAGCAGGACCAC ctTCCCCGAGCACCCCATCGCCCAGCTCCTGCGGCAGCTGCAGTGTGCGGTGTACGCCCGCCTCTACCCGGCCGTCAGCCGGAGCGCTGCCGACaccgcccccgcctcccccacCGGCCTCTCCTTCCTCTCGCTGGACGCGGGGGGCTCGCTGCCCGCAGAGCCGGGGGGCCGCCGGCTCCGAGCCTCCCGCAGCCTCCACTGCATGTTCTCGGTGCCCGAGCACGGCCCAGCCAGGCTGCGGCACAGCCTGTCCAGCACGCCCCTCGCCGACGGCGGCCCCGGCACCCCAAGGGCGGAGGGCGGctggccggggccggcggcggccccccAGACGCCGCGGGAGAGCTCCTTCGAGGACCTGGAGCGATTCCTGGCATCGCCCGAAGGCTGGGCCCCCGCGGagcccccggccggccccgggcagGAGTCGGCGCTGCCGGAGCAGCTGAAGGGCATCGTGCGGGACATCCACAACGCCATCG ACAGGCTGCTGTCCCTGACGCTGCTGGCCTTCGAGGGACTGAACACCGCCGCCGGCAAGGACCAGTGCCTGGCCTGCCTGGAGGAAGCCTTCTTCCCCCCGCTCTGGGCCCCGCTGGTGGCCCTCTACAG GAGCGTGCACCGGCCCCGCGAGGCGGCCCTGGCCCGGAGCATGGAGCGGCATCGGCACGCCGGCCCCGCCGACATGGGGCTGTCCTCCCGGCTcttccccccggcccccagcggCCCCGCGTACGGCTCCGCCATCGAGGACCTGCGCCTCATCCCGCTGGAGACCTGTCCCCGCAGGAAGCTGGAGTGCATcg TGCGAGCCCTGCGCGGCATCTGCGAGTGCGCCGAGGAGTACTGCGGCGCTCGGGACAGCCGGACCCCCGCCTCGGCTGCCAT CGGGGCGGACGACCTGCTGCCCATCCTGTCCTACGTGGTGCTGCAGacggggctgccccagctgctgtccGAGTGCACGGCCCTGGAGGAGTTCATCCACGAGGG GTACCTGATCGGGGAGGAGGGGTACTGCCTGACGTCCCTGCAGAGCGCCCTGTCCTACGTGGAGTCCCTGCAGTGAGGAGGCGGCAGCGGGGGACCCTCTCCTCTCCTCGCCACCCACAG GATGTGCGCGGGCTCGGCGCTGCGGCAGGAGTACGGGCAGGAGTACCGGCAGGAGTACCGGCGCTGCCTGGAGCGGGAGTtccgccggggccgcgccggggcctGCTCCGACCCCTCCTTCGGGGAGAGGCTGCGGCAGCGGCTGCGGCTGGAGCCGGCGCTGCTGGGGGCCCTGCAGGACGACGCCCCCGCCCTGCTGGCCcgcgggctgcggggccgccCCGACCCGGGACCGGCGCTGCGGGGCCTGGCCAGCGCCTTccggctgctggagctggcggCCGTCAACCTCTACCTCTTCCCCTGGCGCAAGGAGTTCGGCACCGTCCAG ACCTTCTCCGGCGCGTACGTGCACTTGCTGCGCCCGGCGCTCCCCGAAGCCGACTTGGTGCGGAGCTTCGGCCGGCTGGGCTACGAACGGCGCGACCCGCACCGCCTGGCCGTCTCCCGGCTGCCCCCGGGGCCCGAgctggccgccgccgcctgcggcTTCTTCGCCTGCCGGCTGGAGTGCGAGATCCTGGCGGAGGTGGTGCTGCGGCTGTGGCCGCACCAGCTGCGTGCCGAGGACCTGCTGGAGGCACGCCGGCTGTCCCGGGACGTGGAGGCCTGCGTGGAGAGgttgcagcagctggggacGCAGCGTGA
- the CDK10 gene encoding cyclin-dependent kinase 10 isoform X2: MAEGGSAEGELEPLRLRRLRGEGFFEVPAADRLGRCRSVKEFEKLNRIGEGTYGIVYRARDTLTDETVALKKVRMDNEKDGMPISSLREITLLLQLRHPNIVELKEVVVGNHLESIFLVMGYCEQDLASLLENMQTPFSEAQVKCIILQVLKGLQYLHENYIIHRDLKVSNLLMTDKGCVKIADFGLARTYGMPPKPMTPKVVTLWAVGCILAELLAHKPLLPGTSEIHQIDLIVQLLGTPNENIWPGFSKLPLASQYTLRKQPYNNLKHKFPWLSEAGLRLLNFLFMYDPKKRATAKDCLESSYFKEKPLPCEPELMPTFPHHRNKRAATTSAGTESQAKRGKP; this comes from the exons ATGGCGGAAGGGGGCTCTGCCGAGGGGGAGCTGGAGCCGCTGCGGctgcggcggctgcggggcgaGGGCTTCTTCGAGGTGCCGGCGGCCGACCgg CTGGGAAGATGCCGGAGCGTGAAGGAGTTCGAGAAGCTGAATCGGATCGGAGAGGGCACCTATGGCATAGTGT ACCGGGCCCGGGACACCCTGACAGATGAGACCGTGGCATTGAAGAAGGTGCGGATGGACAACGAGAAAGATG GAATGCCCATCAGCAGCCTGCGGGAGAtcaccctgctcctgcagcttcGGCACCCCAACATCGTGGAGCTGAAGGAGGTGGTTGTAGGGAACCATCTGGAGAG TATTTTCCTGGTGATGGGCTACTGCGAGCAGGACCTAGCCAGCCTTCTCGAGAACATGCAGACGCCTTTTTCAGAGGCTCAG GTGAAGTGCATCATCCTGCAAGTCCTCAAGGGCCTGCAGTACCTTCATGAGAACTACATCATCCACag GGATCTGAAGGTGTCCAACCTGCTCATGACTGACAAAGGCTGTGTGAAGATAG CCGATTTTGGACTGGCACGCACCTACGGGATGCCGCCGAAGCCGATGACCCCCAAAGTCGTCACGCTCTG GGCCGTGGGCTGCATCCTCGCCGAGCTGCTGGCCCACAAGCCGCTGCTGCCGGGCACCTCCGAGATCCACCAGATCGACCTCATCGTACAGCTCCTGGGGACGCCCAACGAAAACATCTGGCCG GGCTTCTCCAAGCTGCCCCTGGCGAGTCAGTACACCCTGCGGAAGCAGCCCTACAACAACCTCAAGCACAAGTTCCCCTGGCTGTCGGAGGCCGGGCTGCGGCTGCTCAACTTCCTCTTCATGTATGATCCCAAGAAGCG GGCAACGGCAAAAGACTGCCTGGAGAGCTCCTACTTCAAGGAGAAGCCCTTGC CCTGCGAGCCGGAGCTCATGCCCACCTTCCCCCACCACCGCAACAAGCGGGCGGCCACCACCAGCGCGGGGACGGAGAGCCAGGCGAAGCGCGGCAAGCCCTGA
- the VPS9D1 gene encoding VPS9 domain-containing protein 1 isoform X3: MAAAGGEGPAGPWGPGAGRALQTAMRAASGALEMDSAGRPREAYAEYLKSIAFIAQALQEEAAGTDGSEGVTPDTPKMLKLAEQCLERVKSIAAALGKAQAKPAVQERSGGPAPLPRHRRVFSDEGGKLSPFLPPEIFQKLQITEAQSVRKELTPLEEASLQNQKLKAAYEARVARLNPSQALQKTSLTLSLQRQMMENLVIAKAREETLQRKMEERRLRLQEAANRRFSSSVALTPEEQEQRALYAAILEYEQDHLPRAPHRPAPAAAAVCGVRPPLPGRQPERCRHRPRLPHRPLLPLAGRGGLAARRAGGPPAPSLPQPPLHVLGARARPSQAAAQPVQHAPRRRRPRHPKGGGRLAGAGGGPPDAAGELLRGPGAIPGIARRLGPRGAPGRPRAGVGAAGAAEGHRAGHPQRHRLLSLTLLAFEGLNTAAGKDQCLACLEEAFFPPLWAPLVALYRSVHRPREAALARSMERHRHAGPADMGLSSRLFPPAPSGPAYGSAIEDLRLIPLETCPRRKLECIVRALRGICECAEEYCGARDSRTPASAAIGADDLLPILSYVVLQTGLPQLLSECTALEEFIHEGYLIGEEGYCLTSLQSALSYVESLQ; this comes from the exons AtggccgcggcgggcggcgaggGGCCCGCGGGGCCCtgggggcccggggcgggccgggccctgCAGACCGCCATGAGGGCGGCGAGCGGCGCCCTGGAGATGGACAgcgccgggcggccgcgg GAGGCCTACGCGGAGTACCTGAAGAGCATCGCCTTCATCGCCCAGGCCCTgcaggaggaggcggcggggacAG ACGGGAGCGAGGGGGTCACCCCCGACACCCCGAAGATGCTGAAGCTCGCGGAGCAGTGCCTGGAGAGAGTCAAGTCCATCGCAGCGGCGCTGG ggaaAGCCCAGGCAAAACCGGCCGTGCAGGAGCGGAGCGGgggccctgctcccctccccaggcaccgCCGGGTTTTTTCGGATGAGGGGGGGAAGCTCTCTCCCTTCCTGCCGCCGGAGATCTTCCAGAAGCTACAGATCACCGAGGCGCAGAGCGTGCGGAA GGAGCTGACGCCGCTGGAGGAGGCGTCTCTGCAGAACCAGAAGCTGAAGGCTGCCTACGAGGCGCGGGTGGCACGGCTGAACCCCAGCCAGGCCCTGCAGAAGACCTCCCTG ACGCTGTCCCTGCAGCGGCAGATGATGGAGAACCTGGTGATCGCCAAGGCCCGGGAGGAGACT CTGCAGCGGAAAATGGAGGAGCGGCGGCTGCGGCTGCAGGAGGCTGCCAACAG GAGATTCTCCAGCAGCGTGGCCCTCACCCccgaggagcaggagcagagagccCTCTACGCCGCCATCCTCGAGTACGAGCAGGACCAC ctTCCCCGAGCACCCCATCGCCCAGCTCCTGCGGCAGCTGCAGTGTGCGGTGTACGCCCGCCTCTACCCGGCCGTCAGCCGGAGCGCTGCCGACaccgcccccgcctcccccacCGGCCTCTCCTTCCTCTCGCTGGACGCGGGGGGCTCGCTGCCCGCAGAGCCGGGGGGCCGCCGGCTCCGAGCCTCCCGCAGCCTCCACTGCATGTTCTCGGTGCCCGAGCACGGCCCAGCCAGGCTGCGGCACAGCCTGTCCAGCACGCCCCTCGCCGACGGCGGCCCCGGCACCCCAAGGGCGGAGGGCGGctggccggggccggcggcggccccccAGACGCCGCGGGAGAGCTCCTTCGAGGACCTGGAGCGATTCCTGGCATCGCCCGAAGGCTGGGCCCCCGCGGagcccccggccggccccgggcagGAGTCGGCGCTGCCGGAGCAGCTGAAGGGCATCGTGCGGGACATCCACAACGCCATCG GCTGCTGTCCCTGACGCTGCTGGCCTTCGAGGGACTGAACACCGCCGCCGGCAAGGACCAGTGCCTGGCCTGCCTGGAGGAAGCCTTCTTCCCCCCGCTCTGGGCCCCGCTGGTGGCCCTCTACAG GAGCGTGCACCGGCCCCGCGAGGCGGCCCTGGCCCGGAGCATGGAGCGGCATCGGCACGCCGGCCCCGCCGACATGGGGCTGTCCTCCCGGCTcttccccccggcccccagcggCCCCGCGTACGGCTCCGCCATCGAGGACCTGCGCCTCATCCCGCTGGAGACCTGTCCCCGCAGGAAGCTGGAGTGCATcg TGCGAGCCCTGCGCGGCATCTGCGAGTGCGCCGAGGAGTACTGCGGCGCTCGGGACAGCCGGACCCCCGCCTCGGCTGCCAT CGGGGCGGACGACCTGCTGCCCATCCTGTCCTACGTGGTGCTGCAGacggggctgccccagctgctgtccGAGTGCACGGCCCTGGAGGAGTTCATCCACGAGGG GTACCTGATCGGGGAGGAGGGGTACTGCCTGACGTCCCTGCAGAGCGCCCTGTCCTACGTGGAGTCCCTGCAGTGA
- the CHMP1A gene encoding charged multivesicular body protein 1a encodes MDDTLFQLKFTAKQLEKLAKKAEKDSKAEQAKVKKALQQKNVECARVYAENAIRKKNEGLNWLRMSSRVDAVASKVQTAVTMKGVTKNMAQVTKALDKALSSMDLQKVSAVMDKFEQQVQNLDVHTSVMEDSMSSATTLTTPQEQVDSLIIQIAEENGLEIMDQLNQLPAGASAVGESSVRTQEDQLSRRLAALRN; translated from the exons atGGACG ACACGCTCTTCCAGCTGAAG TTCACAGCGAAGCAGCTGGAGAAGCTCGCCAAAAAAGCCGAGAAAGACTCCAAGGCCGAGCAAGCCAAAGTCAAAAAG GCCCTTCAGCAGAAGAACGTGGAGTGCGCTCGCGTCTACGCAGAAAATGCCATCCGCAAGAAGAACGAGGGGCTCAACTGGCTCCGCATGTCTTCCCGGGTGGATGCGGTGGCCTCCAAGGTCCAGACAGCAGTGACGATGAAGGGG GTGACGAAAAATATGGCCCAGGTGACCAAGGCCTTGGACAAGGCTCTGAGCTCCATGGACCTGCAGAAGGTGTCTGCGGTGATGGATAAATTTGAGCAGCAGGTTCAGAATTTGGATGTTCACACGTCG GTCATGGAGGACTCCATGAGCTCCGCTACCACGCTGACCACACCGCAGGAGCAGGTAGACAGCCTCATCATCCAGATTGCGGAGGAGAACGGCCTGGAGATCATGGACCAGCTCAACCAGCTCCCCGCGGGGGCTTCGGCAGTGGGGGAGAGCTCGGTCCGCACCCAGGAAGACCAGCTGTCGCGGAG GTTGGCTGCCTTGCGGAATTGA